One stretch of Eupeodes corollae chromosome 2, idEupCoro1.1, whole genome shotgun sequence DNA includes these proteins:
- the LOC129948276 gene encoding uncharacterized protein LOC129948276, which translates to MCQQQQNDMNSQIEIFLENGMPRKFGKSVAKTLKKRAAAAAAKNNNNNKNRTNCTNCPNCSGCINPNNDFLNNPCVCSYSSTSGNSSAAEDDSSSPLTDDEILNKLIRSSASSAKSSKNNSTTEDEDSDESLVDSDTGFRSSRRKSSSSQVKINQTVRPSGCPMAAMLAARNKIIGTLSSASSSASASTSPAVTSSSATAAESHSSVSSIGAESALAISTETTLKDDLLAIFTKLTIKVIHRFNQISTKVQKSKTFRILSKTTQPAHVIAVSIVSFVLLAVWPNLLENEEAALNANKRRSGLALVTYLGAFATHFGAQIWMTFVSGLALYFALPRHTFGLCQQILFPKYFAMNSMLSILTLILFIKVIAGRWEFSSYVQVIALSTCAVIEVTVRLYLAPPLLRLMREKHKFEVTVGSGQEIGTLEPGDLVKCPHYQGIHKAFRRIHMTVAMGNMTVLVCTFLHLHYLASKISVG; encoded by the exons atgtgccAACAGCAACAAAACGATATGAATtcacaaattgaaatttttcttgaaaacggtaTGCCGCGCAAATTTGGAAAATCTGTTGcgaaaactcttaaaaaaagagCTGCTGCGGCTGCtgcaaaaaataacaacaacaacaaaaacagaactAACTGCACAAACTGTCCCAATTGTAGTGGATGCATAAATCCCAACAATGATTTCCTAAATAATCCTTGCGTCTGCAGTTATAGCAGCACAAGTGGTAATAGCAGTGCCGCCGAGGATGACTCCTCTTCGCCTCTAACCGATGatgagattttaaataaattaattcgttCTTCAGCATCATCAGcaaaaagtagtaaaaataattcaactaccGAAGATGAAGACTCAGATGAATCACTGGTTGATTCAGATACTGGATTCCGTAGTAGTCGTAGGAAATCATCATCGAGTcaagttaaaattaatcaaactgTGCGACCGTCAGGATGTCCAATGGCAGCTATGTTAGCTGCTAGAAACAAAATCATTGGTACATTATCATCAGCATCCTCTTCAGCATCCGCATCCACATCTCCAGCAGTAACATCATCATCTGCAACAGCAGCAGAATCTCATTCATCAGTATCTTCGATAGGAGCCGAATCGGCTTTGGCCATATCAACAGAAACAACATTAAAAGATGATCTTTTGGCTATATTCACAAAGCTTACAATAAAAGTCATCCACAGATTTAaccaaatttcaacaaaagtgCAAAAATCTAAAACATTCAG aattttaagtaaaacaacACAACCGGCCCATGTGATAGCCGTAAGCAttgtttcatttgttttgttgGCCGTATGGCCAAATCTACTCGAGAACGAGGAGGCTGCATTGAATGCAAATAAGAGACGTAGTGGTTTAGCATTGGTTACGTATCTAGGAGCATTTGCAACACATTTTGGTGCACAAATTTGGATGACATTTGTCTCAG GTCTTGCATTGTACTTTGCTCTACCGCGACACACCTTCGGTCTTTGTCAGCAAATCctgtttccaaaatattttgccaTGAACTCAATGCTCAGCATCCTCACCTTGATACTGTTTATCAAAGTCATAGCCGGCCGTTGGGAGTTCTCGTCGTATGTACAAGTTATTGCCCTTTCAACTTGTGCTGTCATTGAAGTCACTGTCCGCCTTTATTTGGCTCCACCACTCCTACGTTTGATGCGAGAAAAACACAAGTTCGAGGTCACTGTTGGCAGTGGACAAGAAATCGGAACACTTGAACCTGGTGACTTAGTCAAATGCCCCCACTATCAAGGAATTCACAAGGCATTCCGTCGCATTCATATGACAGTTGCCATGGGCAATATGACAGTTTTGGTGTGTACATTCTTGCATCTGCATTATTTGGCTTCCAAAATCAGCGTTGGATAA